In one Rhizobium leguminosarum genomic region, the following are encoded:
- a CDS encoding redoxin domain-containing protein, producing MGDQKRPLQPGEAAPGFALATANFDGTVSFADLSGRPFLIGFFRGLHCPFCRRQLEQLASVEPTLRAAGVETVAVINTPVERARLYFRHRPTPITLLCDPDCRTHRAYGVPHAEFLPDGSGEQPDWPYSATMAQFQAARINPTGELPEPLHPMEANTILNAKDRFELTEADHAIFANHATQLVGHFLVNANGTVGWARIEALDGPSSLSIFPTAAEIIAAAGSLGH from the coding sequence ATGGGAGATCAGAAACGCCCGCTGCAACCTGGAGAAGCCGCGCCCGGATTCGCGCTGGCCACGGCCAACTTCGACGGAACGGTCTCTTTCGCCGACTTGAGCGGTCGCCCGTTCCTGATCGGCTTCTTTCGCGGGCTGCACTGCCCATTCTGCCGGCGTCAGCTGGAACAGCTTGCCAGCGTAGAGCCGACCCTGCGCGCCGCCGGGGTGGAGACCGTGGCCGTTATCAACACGCCGGTGGAACGTGCCCGCCTGTATTTCCGCCACCGGCCGACGCCGATAACGCTTCTATGTGACCCGGACTGCCGCACGCATCGGGCCTACGGTGTGCCGCATGCCGAGTTCCTGCCCGATGGCAGCGGCGAGCAGCCCGATTGGCCCTATAGCGCAACGATGGCGCAGTTCCAGGCGGCACGCATCAACCCCACCGGCGAACTGCCGGAACCGCTGCACCCGATGGAAGCCAACACGATACTCAACGCCAAAGACCGCTTCGAACTTACCGAAGCCGATCATGCGATCTTCGCGAACCACGCTACCCAGCTCGTCGGGCATTTCCTGGTCAATGCGAACGGCACCGTCGGCTGGGCACGAATCGAGGCGCTTGACGGACCGAGCAGCCTCTCCATCTTCCCGACCGCCGCGGAGATCATCGCCGCCGCCGGCAGCCTTGGGCACTAA
- a CDS encoding TetR/AcrR family transcriptional regulator, with protein sequence MAKTRSETMQENRVKLIAAARKAFAEKGYAAASMDELTADAGLTRGALYHNFGDKRGLLAAVVEQIDTEMAARAKEIGARAGSDWQGLLAEGAAYIEMALNPEVQRIVLLDGPAVLGDPSQWPSQNTCLQVTKSAVEGLIAQGILKPLDAEATARLLSGAALNAALWIAASDNPQSVLPKAVEAFHALAAGLLVERSAGA encoded by the coding sequence ATGGCGAAAACACGCAGCGAAACCATGCAGGAAAACCGCGTCAAATTAATCGCAGCGGCGCGAAAGGCGTTTGCAGAAAAGGGATACGCTGCAGCCTCGATGGACGAGCTGACGGCGGATGCCGGCCTGACACGCGGCGCGCTTTACCACAATTTCGGCGACAAGCGCGGACTGCTGGCGGCGGTCGTCGAGCAGATCGACACGGAGATGGCGGCGCGCGCCAAAGAGATCGGGGCTCGGGCGGGTAGCGATTGGCAGGGCCTGCTCGCCGAGGGGGCGGCCTATATCGAGATGGCGCTCAATCCGGAAGTCCAACGCATCGTACTGCTCGACGGGCCTGCGGTGTTAGGCGATCCCTCGCAATGGCCGAGCCAGAACACCTGTCTGCAGGTGACCAAGAGCGCCGTGGAGGGTCTGATCGCACAAGGCATCCTCAAGCCGCTTGACGCCGAGGCGACGGCCCGGTTGCTGAGCGGCGCGGCTCTCAATGCGGCTCTCTGGATTGCCGCCAGCGATAATCCGCAAAGCGTGCTGCCAAAGGCAGTCGAGGCTTTTCATGCCTTGGCGGCAGGTCTGCTTGTGGAGCGCTCTGCAGGAGCATAA
- a CDS encoding RidA family protein yields the protein MTQREAIFPADKHALYEKHGYSAAIRSGDLLFVSGQVGSRSDGTPEPDFESQVRLAFENLKATLRAAGCTLDDIVDITSFHTDPENQFATIMAVKQEIFSKPPYPNWTALGVNWLAGFDFEIKVIARIPASN from the coding sequence ATGACCCAACGCGAAGCAATCTTTCCTGCCGATAAGCACGCTCTTTACGAAAAGCACGGCTATTCCGCCGCGATCCGATCCGGTGATCTGCTGTTCGTGTCCGGACAGGTCGGCAGCCGTTCGGATGGAACACCCGAACCCGATTTCGAAAGCCAGGTAAGGCTGGCCTTTGAAAACCTGAAGGCGACGCTCCGCGCAGCCGGCTGCACGCTGGATGATATCGTCGATATAACCAGCTTCCACACCGACCCTGAAAACCAGTTCGCCACCATCATGGCCGTCAAACAAGAGATTTTCAGTAAGCCGCCCTATCCGAATTGGACTGCGCTCGGCGTCAACTGGCTCGCCGGCTTCGATTTCGAGATAAAGGTCATCGCCCGTATTCCGGCAAGCAACTGA